One genomic window of Corynebacterium massiliense DSM 45435 includes the following:
- a CDS encoding response regulator transcription factor, producing MTDGYSQTGPIRVLLADDQALVLGALAALLNQESDIEVLATFTDAAEVASAVRSLRPDVALLDIEMPGRDGIDITAEVSAHCRVLIVTTFGRPGYLRRALDAGASGFVVKDTPPDQLADAIRRTHAGLRVVDPQVAEDSLFTPPSPLTGREAEIAREVLAGHGPRDIAKHLYLSPGTVRNHLSSMMAKTGAANRFAAARVAEANGWI from the coding sequence GTGACTGACGGGTATTCGCAGACTGGCCCGATCCGGGTACTCCTCGCCGACGACCAAGCACTGGTCCTCGGGGCACTGGCGGCGCTGCTTAACCAGGAGTCGGACATCGAGGTGCTCGCCACGTTCACCGACGCGGCCGAGGTCGCCTCGGCGGTGCGTTCGCTGCGCCCCGATGTGGCGCTGCTCGACATCGAGATGCCCGGCCGCGACGGCATCGACATCACCGCAGAAGTATCCGCCCACTGCCGCGTGCTTATCGTCACCACGTTCGGCCGCCCCGGTTACCTGCGCCGCGCCCTCGACGCCGGCGCGAGCGGCTTCGTGGTCAAAGACACCCCGCCGGACCAGCTTGCCGATGCCATCCGCCGCACCCACGCCGGCCTGCGCGTCGTCGACCCACAAGTCGCGGAAGACTCTCTGTTCACCCCGCCGTCCCCGCTGACCGGCCGCGAGGCAGAGATCGCCCGAGAGGTGCTGGCAGGTCACGGCCCGCGGGACATCGCCAAGCACCTGTACCTCTCGCCCGGCACGGTGCGCAACCACCTCTCGTCCATGATGGCGAAGACAGGCGCGGCCAACCGGTTCGCCGCCGCGCGGGTGGCAGAGGCAAACGGCTGGATTTAG
- a CDS encoding sensor histidine kinase, whose product MSKAKFHTNRAVTAAFWLPFLLGIAAPIVAGSSSHAETVAGLTLVAIFGIADILALGYVDSVARGGAATSWLFWLLVFGIIAVAIYCVSGPAALGLLPYFAALIGSSAPPRTAALTMGGILIFCALVPLVDRSPEAWVSYATMVAVCVLVGTGVGRQRARDERQELASELALAHQRERIYRDVHDLLGHSLTVINLQASLARTRADEPEVREQLDSIVETSRTALDDVRRAVRQTHAPSFAAELDRACAALSTAGIVVRTDVRDPIESPLLGWVLREAVTNVIRHSGAGTCTIAARPGKLRVTDDGRGLPAGARLRTISQRVDAAGAVLEVGPAADDVAVTDGAAAGRGTTVEVFERD is encoded by the coding sequence GTGTCTAAGGCGAAGTTCCACACCAACCGCGCCGTAACGGCGGCGTTCTGGCTCCCGTTCCTGCTGGGGATCGCAGCGCCCATCGTTGCGGGAAGTAGCTCCCACGCGGAAACGGTCGCGGGCCTTACGCTCGTCGCCATCTTCGGCATCGCGGACATCCTCGCGCTCGGGTACGTCGACTCCGTCGCGCGTGGCGGCGCGGCGACCAGCTGGCTGTTCTGGCTCCTAGTGTTCGGCATCATCGCGGTCGCCATCTACTGCGTTTCGGGGCCCGCCGCGCTCGGCCTTTTGCCCTATTTCGCCGCCCTCATCGGGTCTTCTGCCCCGCCCCGCACGGCCGCGCTGACGATGGGCGGCATCCTCATTTTCTGCGCACTCGTCCCGCTCGTTGACCGCTCGCCGGAGGCGTGGGTCAGCTACGCGACAATGGTGGCGGTGTGCGTGCTGGTAGGCACCGGAGTGGGCAGGCAGCGCGCCCGCGACGAGCGGCAGGAACTGGCCAGCGAACTGGCCTTGGCGCACCAGCGCGAACGCATCTACCGCGACGTCCACGATCTGCTGGGGCATTCGCTAACCGTTATCAACCTGCAGGCCTCCCTCGCCCGCACGCGCGCCGACGAGCCGGAGGTGCGCGAGCAGCTGGACTCCATCGTGGAGACGTCCCGCACCGCGCTTGACGATGTCCGCCGCGCCGTCCGCCAGACCCACGCGCCGTCGTTCGCGGCGGAGCTCGACCGGGCATGCGCCGCACTGTCCACGGCCGGCATCGTCGTCCGCACCGACGTGCGCGACCCCATCGAGTCGCCGCTTCTCGGGTGGGTTTTACGGGAGGCGGTAACTAACGTCATCCGCCATTCCGGGGCCGGGACCTGCACCATCGCAGCCCGCCCGGGGAAGCTGCGCGTGACTGACGATGGCCGCGGCCTTCCCGCCGGCGCCCGCCTGCGCACGATTTCACAGCGTGTCGATGCCGCCGGCGCGGTGCTAGAGGTCGGTCCGGCTGCAGATGACGTTGCGGTGACAGACGGCGCTGCAGCAGGCCGCGGGACGACAGTGGAGGTATTCGAGCGTGACTGA
- a CDS encoding ABC transporter permease, translating into MNTAEFCLRNVKHALTNRTALFFHIVFPLFMYVFIGVILLNEDEDAGGFSARAYIAVVMALFGALMAAVSTSATIVTEQRTGWDRQLALTPLRPWQLALSRGAVTTAQTVLPVAAVYIVAAFTGAHMTAGQWVLTFLACVVTALPFGFYGTVMAQLIKTDKATGIASASVAVLMFVAGAFTPLTEAALRYARFTPLYGPVQIAHYPLAEGRIVTQEASVVHPLWWAVASIVAWTAIFVGASALLDNREKGRV; encoded by the coding sequence GTGAATACCGCCGAGTTTTGCCTGCGCAACGTAAAACACGCCCTGACCAATCGCACGGCTCTGTTTTTCCACATCGTCTTCCCGCTGTTTATGTATGTCTTCATCGGGGTCATCCTCTTAAATGAGGACGAAGACGCGGGAGGTTTTAGTGCCCGGGCCTATATCGCGGTCGTCATGGCGCTTTTCGGCGCGCTCATGGCGGCGGTGTCTACCTCCGCGACCATCGTCACCGAGCAGCGCACTGGGTGGGACCGCCAACTGGCTCTGACCCCGCTGCGCCCGTGGCAGCTGGCGCTCTCCCGCGGCGCGGTGACCACCGCTCAAACAGTTCTGCCCGTCGCCGCGGTCTACATCGTCGCCGCATTCACCGGTGCCCACATGACTGCTGGGCAGTGGGTGCTCACCTTCCTCGCGTGCGTTGTCACCGCCCTGCCGTTCGGCTTCTACGGCACCGTTATGGCGCAGCTTATAAAGACCGATAAAGCAACCGGTATCGCTTCGGCGTCGGTTGCGGTCCTCATGTTCGTCGCGGGCGCGTTTACCCCGCTGACCGAAGCGGCGTTGCGCTACGCCCGCTTCACCCCGCTGTACGGCCCGGTGCAGATTGCCCACTACCCGTTGGCAGAAGGGCGCATCGTCACGCAAGAGGCCAGCGTCGTGCACCCGCTGTGGTGGGCGGTGGCAAGTATCGTGGCGTGGACAGCGATTTTCGTCGGCGCCAGCGCGCTTTTGGATAACCGGGAGAAGGGTCGTGTCTAA
- a CDS encoding ABC transporter ATP-binding protein: MLEVHHVTKRFGAVTALDDVSFDIGGGEVVALLGRNGAGKTTLTDLVLGLTEPTAGTVTVADTSPREAVRSARIGAVLQTGGLLPDLTVKDTVALLAATHRDPLPVGEVLARADLTRLAGRKVGACSGGEQQRVRLAAALLGRPDFLILDEPTTGMDPASRREFWESMRKQARDGRTIMFSTHYLEEAEDFADRFLVLKQGSLIVDEPADAFLERADKLSTSRSRSALEETFQELTK, from the coding sequence ATGCTTGAAGTACACCACGTAACCAAGAGATTCGGCGCGGTCACCGCGCTCGATGACGTCAGCTTCGATATCGGCGGCGGTGAGGTTGTCGCTCTGCTCGGCCGCAACGGCGCGGGCAAGACCACGCTGACCGACCTTGTGCTCGGTCTGACAGAACCGACCGCGGGCACCGTCACCGTCGCCGACACAAGCCCACGTGAAGCGGTGCGCAGCGCCCGCATTGGCGCGGTGCTGCAAACCGGCGGGCTACTGCCCGACCTCACCGTAAAAGACACGGTCGCACTCCTTGCGGCAACGCACCGCGATCCCCTACCTGTCGGCGAGGTACTCGCGCGCGCCGACCTCACCCGGCTAGCTGGGCGGAAAGTCGGCGCGTGTTCCGGCGGTGAGCAGCAACGGGTGCGCCTAGCCGCCGCGCTGTTAGGCAGGCCCGACTTCCTGATCCTCGACGAGCCCACCACCGGCATGGATCCGGCCTCCCGGCGCGAGTTTTGGGAGTCGATGCGCAAGCAGGCGCGCGACGGGCGCACCATCATGTTCTCCACGCACTACTTGGAAGAAGCCGAGGACTTCGCCGATCGCTTCCTCGTGCTCAAGCAAGGCTCACTCATCGTCGATGAGCCGGCAGACGCGTTCTTAGAGCGCGCCGACAAACTCTCCACGTCACGTTCCCGTTCTGCACTCGAAGAGACCTTCCAGGAGTTGACCAAGTGA
- a CDS encoding DUF7218 family protein, translating to MAKDKNPEKTPGGSSVKDGELYERLREEGNSKSKSAAIANAAANSSRKEVGEKGGSAESYDEWTKDELYERAQELDIDGRSEMSKDELITALRDN from the coding sequence ATGGCGAAGGATAAGAATCCCGAAAAGACCCCAGGCGGCAGCTCCGTCAAGGACGGCGAGCTCTACGAGCGCCTGCGCGAGGAGGGCAACTCCAAGTCGAAATCGGCGGCGATAGCGAACGCCGCCGCCAATTCCTCCCGGAAGGAAGTCGGCGAAAAAGGCGGCAGTGCCGAGTCGTACGACGAATGGACCAAAGACGAGCTCTACGAGCGCGCCCAGGAGCTCGACATCGACGGCCGGTCGGAGATGAGCAAGGACGAACTCATCACGGCCCTGCGCGACAACTAA
- a CDS encoding SLC13 family permease, protein MPPRSTRLLSAVLVAGGVALTAVEASAAASLAARLAPVLAFVAALSVVVNIASQLGVFHVVAGGIDRLTPSACGSAVAASWVVVLTAAATIFLSLDTAALLVTPLAVLVARRHRLPVLPMALAVVWVANIGSLLLPVSNLTNLLAEGGGYFSSTADFFTQAHRVGFAALAVALVAVGAAFAASRGRVTSGASMSGAAISGASSRSARWALVILAVLIPALFLPVPYWVPAGAAAGLMALVCWAGGPDERQALRWSLIPWNSLLLTAAMSVLATLAITLVGAEHLRALIPATGGARLFAVGGLGAVSANVLNNLPAYFLVEPAAEDVRGALALLVGVNAGAIVTPWASLATLLWHDQLARSGVTVRWSSYVMYGLMLAPFAVGLPIAALL, encoded by the coding sequence ATGCCACCACGCTCGACCCGCCTGCTGTCAGCTGTCTTGGTTGCCGGCGGCGTGGCGCTCACAGCCGTCGAGGCGTCTGCCGCCGCCTCCCTCGCCGCCCGCCTCGCGCCCGTTCTCGCATTTGTGGCGGCGCTGTCCGTGGTGGTCAACATCGCGAGCCAACTGGGCGTGTTCCACGTGGTTGCTGGGGGCATCGACAGGCTCACGCCCAGCGCGTGCGGCTCGGCAGTTGCGGCCAGCTGGGTAGTGGTTCTTACCGCCGCCGCGACCATCTTCTTGTCCCTCGATACCGCGGCGCTTTTGGTCACTCCCCTGGCGGTCCTCGTCGCGCGCCGGCATCGTTTGCCCGTGCTCCCCATGGCGCTGGCCGTCGTCTGGGTAGCCAATATCGGATCGCTGCTTCTCCCCGTGTCGAATCTGACCAATCTGCTCGCTGAGGGCGGCGGGTACTTCTCCTCCACCGCCGACTTCTTTACCCAGGCGCACCGAGTGGGCTTTGCCGCGCTCGCCGTTGCGCTCGTCGCTGTAGGTGCGGCGTTTGCGGCCTCCCGCGGGCGGGTGACGAGCGGGGCATCGATGAGTGGCGCGGCGATAAGCGGGGCATCGTCACGCAGCGCCCGCTGGGCGCTCGTCATCTTGGCGGTGCTCATCCCAGCACTTTTCCTGCCGGTCCCCTACTGGGTGCCCGCGGGCGCGGCGGCCGGGTTGATGGCGCTGGTCTGCTGGGCCGGCGGGCCGGATGAACGGCAGGCGCTGCGCTGGTCCCTTATCCCGTGGAACTCGCTGCTGCTGACAGCCGCGATGTCGGTACTGGCGACGTTAGCGATCACCCTGGTAGGAGCGGAGCACCTCCGCGCGCTCATCCCCGCCACCGGGGGCGCGCGGCTCTTCGCGGTCGGCGGGCTCGGCGCGGTGAGCGCAAACGTGCTGAACAACCTGCCGGCATACTTCCTCGTGGAGCCAGCCGCGGAGGATGTACGCGGAGCCCTCGCGCTTTTGGTTGGGGTGAATGCGGGGGCCATCGTCACGCCGTGGGCCTCGCTGGCCACCCTGCTGTGGCACGACCAACTCGCCCGTTCCGGGGTGACGGTGCGCTGGAGCAGCTACGTAATGTACGGGCTTATGCTCGCGCCGTTCGCGGTGGGACTGCCGATAGCCGCATTGCTGTAG
- a CDS encoding NUDIX hydrolase: protein MSSKASPIYVSAVVFRNARGEVLCVRKRGTAAFMFPGGKPEEGESPQQAAVREVAEELGMAVPADSLALIDAYLAPAANEAGRDVHATVFASDHHIDQADIQLTAEIEEYAWVDPYPHANRSVALAPLLTEHVFPRLTQR, encoded by the coding sequence ATGTCTTCAAAGGCCTCCCCGATTTACGTGTCCGCCGTCGTCTTCCGCAATGCCCGCGGGGAGGTACTGTGCGTGCGCAAGCGCGGCACGGCCGCCTTCATGTTCCCCGGCGGGAAGCCGGAGGAAGGCGAAAGCCCCCAGCAGGCAGCGGTCCGCGAGGTGGCCGAGGAGCTCGGTATGGCAGTCCCCGCGGATTCGCTCGCGCTTATCGATGCCTACCTCGCCCCCGCCGCCAACGAAGCCGGGCGCGACGTCCACGCGACGGTCTTTGCCTCCGACCACCACATTGACCAGGCAGACATCCAGCTGACCGCGGAGATCGAAGAGTACGCGTGGGTGGATCCTTACCCGCACGCAAATAGGTCTGTGGCGTTGGCTCCCCTGCTTACAGAGCACGTCTTCCCGCGCCTTACCCAGCGCTGA
- a CDS encoding S1 family peptidase, whose product MSRLGKVLVGSGFAGAAFWFAPAAGAQEVPSPVVDSAGFVNGIRSDLAQWGIQTPEVDPAVTDSVDSAVKDVVPGAVGPDDAAPATLDPALSARESSQDIARSVAEEAAEATGTKIPKPFASSDTSANLNTETLDLDEQDPYASQAPEAAAGAQNGSDQAGAAPAGANQADDPAAANPAAANPKADNSDAGKSAAGKAVAAPAQPDPLAQAQWFWDNAQKDPKGAVKFLAREATQPEFRPMNADPYYRWRNDGFSKFMAGKPDAEYVLNRVPDSYFDAPEAPVESGIVQAQGKSLYGPGTPVFVGDDMICTMAAAGNDAAGRKVGLTAGHCGNVGDNVVSMDSPQVGPSGTVAVRNDALDFSVVELGSNAEVTRSYNGVTIDDFGAPSQPGEKITKKGVASNETTGTTIANTNTMQLAQLCAMPGDSGAPVMKDGKLVGMVNGGLIRDFDCRTPLQGDFHSPTFVVNAEDVVNQLNTQGGVGAGFQLPEERDFTKLTPEEEADRAAAVQATLKKLQTQKA is encoded by the coding sequence ATGTCGCGCCTGGGGAAGGTGCTGGTCGGATCAGGTTTTGCGGGGGCTGCGTTCTGGTTCGCGCCCGCCGCAGGAGCCCAGGAAGTGCCGAGTCCGGTCGTGGATTCCGCTGGGTTTGTCAATGGCATCCGCTCCGATCTGGCGCAGTGGGGGATCCAAACGCCCGAGGTGGATCCGGCGGTGACCGACTCGGTGGATAGTGCGGTCAAGGACGTGGTTCCAGGGGCCGTGGGGCCTGACGATGCCGCACCGGCCACCCTCGACCCGGCACTGTCTGCGCGCGAGAGCAGCCAGGACATCGCCCGTTCCGTAGCAGAAGAGGCCGCCGAGGCGACCGGTACGAAGATTCCGAAGCCGTTCGCGTCCAGCGATACGTCTGCCAACCTGAACACTGAGACGCTCGACCTGGACGAGCAGGACCCGTACGCGAGCCAGGCGCCGGAGGCGGCAGCGGGTGCGCAGAACGGTAGCGACCAGGCGGGCGCAGCGCCGGCCGGTGCCAACCAGGCCGACGACCCAGCCGCCGCAAACCCAGCCGCCGCAAACCCAAAGGCTGATAACTCGGACGCCGGTAAGTCCGCGGCCGGTAAGGCCGTCGCCGCCCCGGCGCAGCCGGACCCGCTTGCGCAGGCGCAGTGGTTCTGGGACAACGCACAGAAGGACCCAAAGGGCGCGGTGAAGTTCCTCGCGCGGGAGGCCACCCAGCCGGAGTTCCGCCCGATGAACGCCGACCCGTACTACCGCTGGCGCAACGACGGCTTTTCCAAGTTCATGGCGGGCAAGCCGGACGCGGAGTACGTGCTCAACCGCGTGCCGGATTCCTACTTCGACGCCCCGGAGGCGCCGGTGGAGTCCGGCATCGTCCAGGCGCAGGGTAAGTCCCTGTACGGGCCGGGCACCCCGGTCTTCGTCGGTGACGACATGATCTGCACCATGGCCGCCGCGGGTAACGATGCCGCCGGCCGCAAGGTGGGCCTGACCGCCGGCCACTGCGGCAACGTGGGTGACAACGTCGTGTCCATGGACTCGCCGCAGGTAGGCCCCAGCGGCACCGTGGCGGTGCGTAACGATGCCCTGGATTTCTCCGTCGTGGAACTCGGTTCCAACGCGGAGGTCACCCGCTCCTATAACGGTGTGACCATCGATGATTTCGGCGCGCCGTCGCAGCCGGGGGAGAAGATCACCAAGAAGGGTGTGGCCAGCAACGAGACGACCGGCACGACCATCGCTAACACAAACACCATGCAGTTGGCGCAGCTGTGCGCGATGCCGGGTGACTCCGGCGCGCCGGTGATGAAAGACGGCAAGCTTGTCGGCATGGTCAACGGGGGGCTCATCCGTGACTTCGACTGCCGCACCCCGCTGCAGGGCGATTTCCACTCGCCGACGTTTGTGGTCAACGCCGAAGACGTGGTCAACCAGCTCAACACGCAGGGCGGCGTGGGCGCCGGTTTCCAGCTACCGGAGGAGCGGGACTTCACCAAGCTCACCCCGGAGGAGGAAGCGGATCGCGCTGCCGCCGTGCAGGCGACGCTGAAGAAACTGCAGACGCAGAAGGCATAA
- a CDS encoding PadR family transcriptional regulator codes for MAPRQKPTQLRKGALELAILTLLDREELYGAALLERLAEYPGLVATTGTVYPLLSRLTAKEVVRSRWEESPKGPPRKYYSLTAAGYELRDQLLTDFQQLTDDMSALLAEGKK; via the coding sequence GTGGCACCGCGGCAAAAGCCGACCCAGCTTCGCAAGGGAGCGCTAGAGCTGGCCATTTTGACCTTGTTAGACAGAGAAGAGCTGTACGGGGCGGCCCTGCTGGAACGCCTCGCCGAATACCCCGGGCTCGTTGCTACTACCGGCACCGTCTACCCGCTTCTAAGTCGCCTGACCGCAAAGGAAGTGGTGCGCAGCCGCTGGGAGGAATCGCCGAAGGGTCCGCCACGGAAGTATTACTCGCTGACCGCGGCGGGGTACGAGCTGCGTGATCAGTTGCTCACTGATTTCCAGCAACTTACTGATGACATGAGTGCACTACTCGCGGAGGGAAAGAAATAA
- a CDS encoding DUF5808 domain-containing protein, whose translation MTNQNNELVDTYVGAVAAQMSASGVDEAVVEEVISVQQALLSELAEDGVDLEAELGLPQDYATEVAHEVAGAAEEENTDTAPWGLFLRHGRNRIWNPEDPRVLQPHLLGIGWSVNFGALAVRLGLIRPDDEDVDTLSSIPAPVIRVISAVPAVLTVAQAVTLVSQWEELPAQRERFQPSRGGMVANLGISGALAVITAHAAKRGDREDLLNTSAVGTLLGGAGLTSLCARVGKKNDPRRTWARDSIGGVVAVVAAALIEVAPRLSGIRRLWRAQGVTGHGSTH comes from the coding sequence ATGACCAACCAGAATAATGAGCTCGTTGACACGTACGTGGGTGCTGTTGCTGCCCAGATGTCCGCTTCAGGGGTCGACGAGGCAGTGGTAGAAGAAGTGATCTCCGTTCAACAAGCACTGCTGTCAGAACTGGCGGAGGACGGTGTCGATCTCGAAGCAGAATTGGGATTACCTCAGGACTATGCGACGGAGGTGGCACACGAAGTCGCAGGCGCGGCGGAAGAAGAAAACACTGATACTGCGCCGTGGGGGTTATTTCTGCGGCATGGTCGGAATCGTATCTGGAACCCGGAAGATCCCCGTGTGTTACAACCGCACCTTCTGGGAATCGGGTGGTCCGTAAACTTTGGCGCACTCGCGGTCCGGCTAGGGCTCATACGTCCAGATGACGAAGATGTAGACACTCTGAGCTCGATCCCGGCTCCGGTGATCCGCGTCATCTCTGCGGTCCCAGCCGTTCTTACCGTGGCTCAAGCTGTCACGTTAGTGTCCCAGTGGGAAGAATTGCCCGCACAGCGCGAACGTTTTCAGCCTAGCCGCGGCGGTATGGTCGCCAATCTGGGCATCAGCGGCGCGCTGGCTGTAATAACCGCGCACGCCGCTAAGCGCGGCGACCGGGAAGACCTGTTAAACACATCGGCGGTAGGAACCCTGCTAGGCGGCGCTGGTCTAACCAGCCTGTGCGCTCGTGTGGGGAAGAAGAATGATCCCCGGCGAACGTGGGCGCGCGATTCCATCGGCGGGGTCGTCGCGGTGGTGGCAGCGGCGCTTATTGAGGTGGCACCCCGCCTGAGCGGGATACGCCGGCTATGGCGCGCCCAGGGGGTGACTGGGCATGGGAGTACACACTGA
- a CDS encoding ABC transporter ATP-binding protein produces the protein MRKSFGSKEVLAGLNLTVRRGEVYGFLGRNGAGKTTAIKIILGLSAHDAGIVQSQARAVGFLPDVPQYHPWTRADEFLRYCGRLGGLNGKLLDERVDLMLELSQLSGTAQKIMDFSRGMRQRLGMAQALICAPDLLILDEPTSALDPLGRRDVLDMISALKGQATVLFSTHLLDDAARVCDRVGILHGGSLVTESTVADLTQMPAVGFDVRVAAGGADGEEVTAQRSVDAEKLRRDLASAGWQVERVAPRRRSLEDAFVELTGRAVA, from the coding sequence TTGCGGAAATCTTTCGGCAGCAAAGAGGTGCTGGCCGGGTTGAATCTGACGGTGCGCCGCGGCGAGGTCTACGGGTTCCTGGGCCGCAACGGGGCCGGGAAGACTACCGCTATCAAGATCATCCTCGGATTGAGCGCGCATGACGCCGGCATCGTGCAGTCGCAGGCCCGCGCCGTGGGGTTTCTCCCAGACGTACCGCAATATCACCCGTGGACGCGCGCGGACGAATTCCTGCGCTACTGCGGGCGGCTCGGCGGGTTGAATGGAAAGTTGCTGGATGAACGCGTCGATCTCATGCTCGAGCTGTCCCAGCTTTCCGGCACCGCGCAGAAGATAATGGACTTCTCCCGCGGCATGCGCCAGCGTTTGGGCATGGCGCAGGCGCTTATCTGTGCCCCTGATCTGCTGATCCTGGACGAGCCGACCTCCGCCTTGGACCCGTTGGGGCGACGCGACGTCCTCGACATGATTTCCGCGCTCAAAGGACAGGCAACCGTGCTTTTCTCCACGCATTTGCTTGACGATGCCGCCCGCGTCTGCGACCGGGTAGGCATCCTCCACGGTGGCAGTTTGGTAACAGAGTCCACGGTCGCCGACCTCACTCAGATGCCTGCTGTGGGATTCGATGTACGCGTCGCAGCAGGCGGCGCAGACGGGGAGGAAGTAACTGCGCAGCGGTCGGTTGACGCAGAAAAGCTGCGCCGCGATCTCGCCTCTGCAGGGTGGCAGGTGGAGCGGGTGGCACCGCGCCGGCGTTCGTTGGAGGACGCGTTTGTGGAACTTACCGGGAGGGCAGTCGCATGA
- a CDS encoding ABC transporter permease → MTVVLAKDVQEIVRTWRGWVLGLAFVFTALTGPLLAKYMGELIAAFGSPSLGGEGGASVPVPMSQPDAVTFVSAHAQWVNDLQQTVALAVSLVAGSVFASEFHEGPYLFTLTRGVTRGAFIVSKMMALLGVAGALLASATATNAVVTRLLYGEVNLERLAAASALSFAGFAFIASIAAVVGAMTFSPVGAAASAIAAVLCLSVVGLWPPAARWSPAGLGAQASELVAGKPWESPWPLLSALVFTAVLLSAAVAVLKRREL, encoded by the coding sequence ATGACCGTGGTGCTAGCTAAAGATGTGCAAGAAATCGTGCGGACCTGGCGCGGGTGGGTGTTGGGGCTGGCGTTCGTGTTCACCGCGCTGACCGGGCCGTTGCTGGCCAAATACATGGGCGAGTTAATTGCCGCTTTTGGTAGCCCAAGCCTGGGCGGTGAGGGTGGGGCCTCGGTGCCCGTGCCGATGTCACAGCCGGATGCAGTGACATTCGTCAGCGCGCACGCGCAGTGGGTAAACGACTTGCAGCAAACCGTGGCTCTGGCCGTCAGTTTGGTAGCTGGCTCGGTTTTCGCCAGCGAATTCCATGAGGGACCGTACTTGTTTACCCTCACCCGTGGTGTCACGCGTGGCGCTTTCATAGTCTCCAAAATGATGGCACTGCTCGGAGTGGCCGGTGCGCTGCTGGCAAGCGCGACGGCGACGAATGCAGTGGTGACGCGCCTGCTTTACGGCGAAGTAAACCTGGAGAGGTTGGCAGCGGCCAGCGCGCTCTCGTTTGCCGGATTCGCTTTCATCGCCAGCATCGCTGCGGTGGTAGGAGCGATGACCTTTTCCCCGGTGGGGGCGGCTGCCAGCGCCATTGCCGCGGTGCTGTGTTTGAGCGTGGTCGGTCTCTGGCCGCCCGCGGCCCGGTGGTCTCCGGCGGGGCTTGGCGCGCAGGCCTCAGAACTGGTTGCAGGTAAGCCGTGGGAGAGCCCGTGGCCGTTGCTGAGCGCGCTGGTCTTTACCGCTGTGTTGCTTTCCGCTGCGGTGGCGGTTCTGAAGCGCCGAGAACTGTAG
- the pdxS gene encoding pyridoxal 5'-phosphate synthase lyase subunit PdxS — protein MSENAHENVEIRAKQGLADQFVGGVIMDVVTPEQAKVAEEAGACAVMALERVPADIRAQGGISRASDPDMIDGIIEAVDIPVMAKARIGHFVEAQVLEAIGVDFVDESEVLSPADFANHIDKWGFDTPFVCGATNLGEALRRINEGAAMIRSKGEAGTGDVSQAVTHIRAITAEIRRLTGLQGDELYVAAKELQAPFELVRYVAENGTLPVPLLTAGGVSTPADAAMVMQLGSDGVFVGSGIFKSGNPEKRAKAIVEAVKNYEDPSVIARVSRGLGEAMVGINVEDLPAPHRLAERGW, from the coding sequence ATGTCCGAGAACGCACACGAGAACGTCGAGATTCGCGCGAAGCAGGGGCTGGCTGACCAGTTCGTCGGCGGCGTCATCATGGACGTGGTGACTCCGGAGCAGGCGAAGGTGGCCGAGGAGGCCGGCGCGTGTGCGGTCATGGCGCTCGAGCGCGTGCCCGCGGATATCCGCGCCCAGGGTGGCATTTCCCGCGCGTCCGATCCGGACATGATCGACGGCATCATCGAGGCCGTGGACATCCCGGTCATGGCCAAGGCGCGCATTGGCCACTTCGTCGAAGCACAGGTGCTTGAGGCCATCGGCGTGGACTTCGTCGACGAGTCCGAGGTGCTTAGCCCGGCGGACTTTGCCAACCACATCGACAAGTGGGGCTTTGACACCCCGTTTGTGTGCGGCGCGACGAACCTCGGCGAGGCGCTGCGCCGCATCAACGAGGGCGCAGCCATGATCCGCTCCAAGGGCGAGGCCGGCACTGGCGATGTCTCCCAGGCCGTCACCCACATCCGTGCAATTACCGCGGAGATCCGCCGCCTGACCGGCCTGCAGGGCGACGAGCTCTACGTCGCAGCCAAGGAGCTGCAGGCGCCGTTCGAGCTCGTCCGCTACGTGGCCGAAAACGGCACACTGCCGGTGCCGCTCCTGACTGCGGGTGGTGTGAGCACGCCTGCCGATGCCGCCATGGTCATGCAGCTCGGCTCCGACGGCGTGTTCGTCGGCTCCGGCATCTTCAAGTCCGGTAACCCGGAAAAGCGCGCCAAGGCCATCGTGGAGGCCGTGAAGAACTACGAGGATCCGTCCGTCATCGCACGCGTATCCCGCGGGCTGGGCGAGGCAATGGTCGGTATCAACGTCGAGGATCTGCCGGCCCCGCACCGCCTGGCAGAGCGCGGCTGGTAG